The DNA window ACCGCCGGCCTCCCGGCGGGCATCCGAAGGCTCGCCCAGGAGGCCCCCGGCGCACGGCTCGGCGTCTCCCTGGGCTCGGTCCGGCCGGGTGCGCGCCGCGCGCTCATGCCCATCGACAATGTCCACCCCCTCGGCGAGGTCCTCGCCGCAGCGGGCGAGCACGCGCGCGCGACGGGCTACGCCCCCATGTGGGCCTATACCTTGCTCGCTGGCCAGAACGACGCCGACGAGGACGCCGCCCACCTCGCCGCGCTGGTGAAAGATTTCGCTCAGGCTCACGGCATCACGCCGCGCCTCAGCCTCATCCCCTTCAACTCCATCGGCGACGACGCCCTGCGCCGCTCGGACCGCCTGGAGGCCTTCCGCACCGTGCTCTTCGGTGCCGGAGTCGGGTCGATCGTCCGCTACTCCGGCGGTGGCGACGTCGGCGCGGCGTGCGGCCAGCTCGCCCGCAGCGGCGCCCCCAGACGAGGGGCCCGCGCGCCTGGGCCCCCTGGAGCGCCCGTTGCTGCCGGGGGGGCGAGGGTCTCGATGGATCCCAGCGTCCCGTCGCGCTAACTTGCGCCCGTGTTCGGCTTCAGTTTCGGCGAGATCCTGGTGCTCGTCATCGTGGGCATCGTCGTCGTGGGTCCGCGCAAGCTCCCCCAGATGATGCGCACCCTCGGCCAGTGGGTCTCCAAGATCCGCCGGATGAGCACCGATCTCCGCGCGCAGAGCGGCATCGACGACCTCATCCGACAGGAAGGCCTGGAGCGCGAGCTGCGCGAGCTGCGCTCCTTGTCGCGGGTGAACGTCATCGAGACGCTGGTCAACCCGGTGAGCGGTGCGGCGACGGCCGGGGCCGTGGCGAGCGCGGCCCCCCGGCTGCCCACCCCGGCTGCCCCCCCGATCCACGACGCCACCACGTACGAAGACGACGACGACGAAGACGACGGCATCAAGCCGATCCGCGAGCGGGAGTACCCCGCCCTCGGCTGCGATGCCTACGGCGCCTTCCCGGACGACGCCGAGCCGTACACCGGCGCGTTCGGTGAGGCATCACCGCCTGCCCCTGCAGCGCCGCCTCTCCAGGCCGACGCGGGCACCGCGGCGACGACGGACGAGAATGCCGCTGCGGCGCCCACCCCCAGCACCACCGCCGCACCGGACAGGGCAACGACGTGAGCGAGGATCGCAGCGTGCCGACCACGACCAAGCCTTCCGGCGCCACGAGCCCCCCGAAGATCGTCCCCGCCCAGGGGACCCAGCCCGCCACACCGCCGCTCGGCGGCGCGCCCAAGGTCGCCGCGCTGCCCGCCGTGGCGCAGCGCCCTGCCCCGAAGGCTCCCGAGGAGAACGAAGAGGACGACGCCGACGGCGACAAGCCCATGAGCTTCTGGGAGCACATGGACGAGCTGCGATCGCGCCTCGTCCGGAGCCTCATCGCGTTCTTCGTCGCCACGCTGGTGACGTGGAACTACCACCAGGAGCTGATGCACCTGCTCTCCACGCCCTTCAAGGTCGCGTGGGCCGAGCAAGGGCTCCCTGGTGAGGGCACGCTGCACTTCGGCGCGCCTGCCGTCCCCTTCGCCGTCTACTTCAAGCTCTCGATGATCGGCGGCGCGCTCGTCGTCTCGCCCTACCTCTTCTACCAGCTCTGGTCGTTCATCGCCCCGGGCCTGTATGCACGCGAGAAGAAGTTCGTCATCCCCTTCGTCGCCTCGTCCACGATCCTCTTCGTCGGCGGCGCCGTCTTCGCCTACTACACGGCCGTCCCCCTCTCCCTCAGCTTCTTTCTCGGCCTCTCCGGTCAGCTCGGCGAAGGTGGCATCACCATCACCCCCACCGTGATGATGGGTGATTACGTCGAGTACATCGGCCTGATCCTCCTCGGGTTCGGCCTCGTCTTCGAGCTGCCGCTCCTGCTGCTCTTCCTCTCCATCGCTGGCGTGGTGAACTACCTGCACCTCCTCCGCTTCGGCCGGTGGTTCGTGCTCGTGGCCTTCATCGTCGCCGCGATCCTGACGCCGCCCGAAGTCATCAGCCAGCTCGTGATGGCCGGACCGATGTGCGTCCTCTATCTCCTGTCGATCGGCCTCGTGTACCTCTTCGGCAAGCCGCCGACCGAGGAACAGAAAGCCGAGTACCGAGCCGCACGCGAGCGGGACAAGGCCAAGGCGACCTAGCCCCGCGCCCCCTGAACCAGGGGCCCATCGGCCCCAGCGGGTGGAGCTTCTCGGTCACGTCAGCCTCTTGGCGCCAGCCCCTCGGCACCGTTCGCATCGCGGCTCCACGCCGTGGCGCACGATGGACGCGGCGCACACCCACCTCAGCGCTCCTCGATGAGCGTCACCAGCCCGAACTCGAACGACACGCCTTCACACGGCAACCGCGCACACGGCAGCCGCGCACACGGACGGCTCCTCGCGGCTTTTGACGTGACGGCCGCCGCGTCGAGCAACGGCCTCAGAACGTCGATGCGGTGGGGGTCAGGCTGCTGCGGTGGCGACGCGAGCCTCTCGCTTCGCGGACAGGCGCCGGTGGATCAGCAGCGCCACCCCGACGAGCCCCAGCCCGATGAGCTGCGACGTCGACAGCCCGAGGAGACCTCCACGATCGTCGGCCCGCAAGAACTCCAGCGCGAACCGCCCCAGCGCGTACAGCGCCAGGAACGTCACGAACACCTGGCCGTCGTACCGCTTCCGCCCGTGAACCCACAGCAGGCACACCGCCGCGATGGCGAACGACACCGCTGACTCGTAGATCTGCGTCGGGTGCACCGGGTGCGACGGCAACCGCGCCGCAGAGAGCTCCTGGAGCTTCCACTGCGCCTCGCTCGCGGGGCTCCCCGGGGGGAACGAGAGCCCGAACGGCCCCTCGGTCCGCAGCCCGAAGCAGCACCCGGCCAGGAGGCAGCCCATCCGACCGAAGCCCAGGCCGAGCGGGATGGCGAAGCCTGCCATGTCGGCCGCTTTCCAGAACGGGAACCTGTCCCGCTTGAGCAGCCACCACGCCGCCGCGGACGCCCCGATGAACCCGCCGTAGTACGTCAACCCGCCCGCCCAGAACTTCGCCCAGGCGAAGCAGTCCCGGTTCGTCGGGTGACACACCCCCTTCACCTCGTCCCATACGCCGGGATAGCGCGTCGACCCGCAGACCGCGCGCTCCAGCTTCCAGTCGACCAGCGAAGGATCCGTGCAGAGGTGGACGTAGTCCCAGAAGTACCCGTCCGCGATCACGTGGAGCAAGCGCCCACCGATCACGCCGGCCAGGATGCAAGCCAGCCCCAGATCGACCACCACGTCGGGATCCTTCCCGATCCGCCGCGCCCACATCGCCCCGATCGCCGTGGCGAGCAGGAACCCCGAGACGAGCAACAGGAAGTAGGCGGGGAAGCCGACTTCCCCCCACTCGATGGTGTCGATCCGGAACAGCTCGGGGCGCATCTCAGCCTTCGTCCGCCGACGGCTTCTGCTCCACGGCCACCCCGGCCGGCGCTCCCGGCGCTCCCGGCGCATCCGCGCGCGGCTCCGTCGCCTGCGCCGAGGTCTCCGTCGTGCGGTGCTTCCGCGCGATGAACATGTCGATGAACATCAGCGCCACACCGACAACGATGGCGATGTCCGCCACGTTGAACGTCGGCCAGGTGTATGTCTTCGTCACGTGGATCTGGATGAAATCGACCACGATCCCGTGACGGATCCGGTCGGCCAGGTTCCCCAGCGCGCCGCCGAGCACCAGCGGGAGGCCCCACTTCAGCGTCCACTGCCAGGGCTCCGTCTTCCGGTACAGCGAGACGATGAACGCCACCGCGGCCACCGAGATCAGGACGAAGAACGGCCGGCGCAGCGACTCGTGCTCGTCCTGGAGCAGACCGAACGCGCCGCCTGGGTTCTCCGCGTAGATCAGGTTGAAGTGCCCCTTGAGCACCTCGATCTTCCGCTCCACGAACGGTCTCGGCGGTCCGAGCCGGAACCTCGCCCACTCCTTGGTGCCGAGGTCGGCCACCAGGGTGACGGCAGAGAGGATGATCAGGAACAGGTATCCCGGGTGCCGGGGCGCGGGGCGGGTCGCCCCCCCGGCGTCGGCCTTCTGGGGCTCTCGCGGCGTCGCGTCGTCGGACATTGGAAGGCTCGTTCAGTACGACAAACTCGACGGCGGCGCCAGGCACGCCCGCAGCACAACGCACCCGACCGCGAAAGCGGGGCCCCTGGGCCGCGACGGGAGCCTCCGGGCGGCAGGCCCTACGCGGCGGCCGGGGGCTCTGGCGGCGCCTCCCGCTCGACCGTCCCGGAGGCCCTCTCGGTGCTCACGACGGCAGGACTCGGGCTCCCTTGCCCGGCCGCCCCCTCCAGCGCCGGTTCCGGGGCCAGCACTGGCTGTGCCGCCGCTTCCTCGGCGCGTGCGCGCCGGGTCGCGGTGAACATGTTGAGCCCCATCAGCACGACGCCCACCACGATCGCCACGTCGGCGACGTTGAAGGTCGGCCAGTGATGCTCACGCCCACCGCGCGAGACGTACACATCGATGAAATCGATCACCCAGCCGAAGCGCATCCGATCGACCAGGTTGCCGATCGCGCCGCCCAGGGCGAGCGGCAGCCCCCACTTCATCGCCGTCTGGCTGCGGTGGACGCGCCGGTAAATCGCCAGAATGAACACGATCGCCGCGGCCGAGACGAACAGGAAGAACGGCCTCCGCAGCCCCTCGGGCAAGCTCCGGGCGAAGCTCCAGGCCCCGCCGGGGTTCTGCGCGAAGATGAAGTCGACGTAGTTCTCGATGACCGTGATGCTCTTGCCCACGGGTCGTCGGCCGTCGGCCCCGGCGAGCTGCGCCTGGGCCCACGCCTTGGTCGCGAGATCCGCGACGGCGGAGAGCCCAGCGACGATCACGAGGAACAGCGTCGACGCCCGCTCCCCCGGCGGAAGCTCGTCGTCGTCCAGCCCCCCGACCTCGGACTCACCGACCGACGAAGCTCCAGGGAGCAGGCCGGCAGGGCCCGCAGGCGCGCTCGGCTCGGCCGTGAAGTGGAG is part of the Chondromyces crocatus genome and encodes:
- the tatB gene encoding Sec-independent protein translocase protein TatB; the encoded protein is MFGFSFGEILVLVIVGIVVVGPRKLPQMMRTLGQWVSKIRRMSTDLRAQSGIDDLIRQEGLERELRELRSLSRVNVIETLVNPVSGAATAGAVASAAPRLPTPAAPPIHDATTYEDDDDEDDGIKPIREREYPALGCDAYGAFPDDAEPYTGAFGEASPPAPAAPPLQADAGTAATTDENAAAAPTPSTTAAPDRATT
- the tatC gene encoding twin-arginine translocase subunit TatC — encoded protein: MPTTTKPSGATSPPKIVPAQGTQPATPPLGGAPKVAALPAVAQRPAPKAPEENEEDDADGDKPMSFWEHMDELRSRLVRSLIAFFVATLVTWNYHQELMHLLSTPFKVAWAEQGLPGEGTLHFGAPAVPFAVYFKLSMIGGALVVSPYLFYQLWSFIAPGLYAREKKFVIPFVASSTILFVGGAVFAYYTAVPLSLSFFLGLSGQLGEGGITITPTVMMGDYVEYIGLILLGFGLVFELPLLLLFLSIAGVVNYLHLLRFGRWFVLVAFIVAAILTPPEVISQLVMAGPMCVLYLLSIGLVYLFGKPPTEEQKAEYRAARERDKAKAT
- a CDS encoding prolipoprotein diacylglyceryl transferase; its protein translation is MRPELFRIDTIEWGEVGFPAYFLLLVSGFLLATAIGAMWARRIGKDPDVVVDLGLACILAGVIGGRLLHVIADGYFWDYVHLCTDPSLVDWKLERAVCGSTRYPGVWDEVKGVCHPTNRDCFAWAKFWAGGLTYYGGFIGASAAAWWLLKRDRFPFWKAADMAGFAIPLGLGFGRMGCLLAGCCFGLRTEGPFGLSFPPGSPASEAQWKLQELSAARLPSHPVHPTQIYESAVSFAIAAVCLLWVHGRKRYDGQVFVTFLALYALGRFALEFLRADDRGGLLGLSTSQLIGLGLVGVALLIHRRLSAKREARVATAAA
- the lspA gene encoding signal peptidase II, giving the protein MSDDATPREPQKADAGGATRPAPRHPGYLFLIILSAVTLVADLGTKEWARFRLGPPRPFVERKIEVLKGHFNLIYAENPGGAFGLLQDEHESLRRPFFVLISVAAVAFIVSLYRKTEPWQWTLKWGLPLVLGGALGNLADRIRHGIVVDFIQIHVTKTYTWPTFNVADIAIVVGVALMFIDMFIARKHRTTETSAQATEPRADAPGAPGAPAGVAVEQKPSADEG
- the lspA gene encoding signal peptidase II yields the protein MSTEPDVRESAERPGGALHFTAEPSAPAGPAGLLPGASSVGESEVGGLDDDELPPGERASTLFLVIVAGLSAVADLATKAWAQAQLAGADGRRPVGKSITVIENYVDFIFAQNPGGAWSFARSLPEGLRRPFFLFVSAAAIVFILAIYRRVHRSQTAMKWGLPLALGGAIGNLVDRMRFGWVIDFIDVYVSRGGREHHWPTFNVADVAIVVGVVLMGLNMFTATRRARAEEAAAQPVLAPEPALEGAAGQGSPSPAVVSTERASGTVEREAPPEPPAAA